In Erigeron canadensis isolate Cc75 chromosome 7, C_canadensis_v1, whole genome shotgun sequence, one DNA window encodes the following:
- the LOC122607234 gene encoding septin and tuftelin-interacting protein 1 homolog 1-like, whose product MVYEDGQSSDRKRKEKSLPQSKDDAIYGVFAYSNSDSDSEGRGSKKKQRRDLSGKQDYTKPLNFVTPSQEENAKDNGSPSGLDIDRVQEEEANSKIVESFLKEFDKALKEGELQIMEKLKLKRESCEVAGPGTREGNSVGMKMLEKMGYKGGGLGKNEQGIVEPIEAQIRPKKMGLGFNEAANYGQKLLKENNVLPPQPTEVQPKWSKQGRSEKKKKEYVTAEELLVNKPRLVEKLIDMRGPQVRVLTSLENLNDEVKPEEKDDILPELQHNVTLIVNLGELDVQKIDRYLRNERETVVSLQQQKAKLEDNTARQAKQLDSMEEILTVLDQLDKESRLGTLTLDSLIKSFGNLQKRFSDEYRVRSLSRVACSYALPLFSRLFQGWDPLIKPMDNLDVISLWKEFLQADERSDSPYPGLFMKVMFPHIWKSITKTWQVKHPEPLLRFLNIWERLLPHSALKTILDDIVLPNLSAAVDSWNPRWDTIPIHIWVHPWLAWKSVFDLTSWEHLIRRSITPKLLAVMHEFRVNILDPSDKNLDKFNWVQTWAGVIPIHYMVRIMDAFFDKWQDVLYQWLSSKPSIEEVMNWYQRWMDVIPPKLLSNEHIQVRLKVGLCMIKQASEGLQVVQPGFIENQRHYQAQQKAAASFDTSYMGVMSLKEVIEEHAQHNDVLFKPKPGRMQDGHQVYGFGNVNIIIDSLKEKVFAQTEGKWSLTTLEQLVKMEKNCVLSRC is encoded by the coding sequence ATGGTTTATGAAGATGGTCAATCTTCCGACAGAAAGCGCAAGGAAAAAAGTCTTCCGCAGAGCAAAGATGATGCGATATATGGTGTTTTTGCTTATAGTAATTCTGACAGTGACTCTGAAGGTCGAGGCAGCAAGAAAAAACAGAGGAGAGATTTGTCTGGAAAACAGGATTATACTAAGCCATTAAATTTTGTTACGCCAAGTCAAGAGGAGAATGCTAAAGATAATGGTAGCCCTTCTGGTCTGGATATCGACAGGGTTCAAGAGGAGGAGGCTAATAGCAAAATCGTTGAATCATTTCTTAAAGAATTTGATAAAGCCCTGAAAGAAGGTGAGCTTCAgataatggagaaattaaagttaaaaagggAGTCTTGTGAAGTAGCAGGACCAGGAACGAGAGAAGGAAACAGTGTTGGTATGAAAATGCTTGAGAAGATGGGATATAAAGGAGGCGGGTTAGGGAAGAATGAACAAGGTATTGTTGAGCCAATTGAAGCTCAGATACGTCCGAAGAAAATGGGGTTGGGTTTCAATGAGGCGGCTAATTATGGGCAGAAATTGTTAAAGGAGAATAATGTTTTGCCACCTCAGCCTACTGAGGTTCAACCAAAATGGTCGAAGCAAGGGCGGtcagaaaagaagaaaaaagaatatGTTACTGCAGAGGAGTTACTGGTCAATAAGCCCCGTTTGGTTGAGAAACTGATTGATATGAGAGGACCACAAGTTCGGGTGTTGACAAGTTTGGAGAATTTGAATGATGAAGTGAAACCAGAGGAGAAGGATGATATTTTGCCAGAACTTCAACATAATGTGACATTAATTGTTAATTTGGGAGAGCTTGATGTACAGAAAATTGATCGGTACTTGAGAAACGAAAGGGAGACGGTAGTCAGTTTGCAACAACAGAAAGCTAAGCTTGAAGATAACACTGCACGTCAAGCAAAACAGCTTGATAGTATGGAAGAGATTCTTACTGTGTTGGACCAGTTGGATAAAGAGAGCCGTTTGGGAACGTTGACACTTGACTCGCTTATTAAGTCATTTGGTAACTTGCAGAAACGGTTTTCTGATGAGTACAGAGTACGCAGTTTGTCTAGAGTAGCTTGCTCTTATGCTTTACCTTTGTTCTCTAGACTATTTCAAGGATGGGATCCACTCATAAAGCCAATGGACAATTTGGATGTTATATCattatggaaagagtttttgCAAGCCGACGAGCGATCTGATTCACCTTACCCAGGGCTTTTCATGAAAGTCATGTTCCCTCATATATGGAAATCAATCACCAAAACTTGGCAAGTCAAGCACCCTGAACCATTGTTGCGGTTTCTTAATATTTGGGAACGATTACTGCCTCACTCAGCTCTTAAGACTATTCTTGATGACATTGTCTTACCAAACTTATCGGCTGCTGTTGACTCATGGAACCCACGTTGGGATACCATCCCTATACATATATGGGTTCATCCATGGTTAGCTTGGAAGTCTGTTTTTGATCTGACAAGCTGGGAACATTTAATTCGTCGATCTATTACTCCTAAGCTGTTGGCTGTTATGCATGAATTCCGAGTCAATATACTAGATCCATCTGATAAGAATCTTGATAAGTTCAACTGGGTACAGACATGGGCTGGGGTCATTCCCATTCATTACATGGTTCGCATAATGGATGCGTTTTTCGACAAGTGGCAAGACGTTCTTTATCAATGGTTATCTTCGAAACCGAGCATTGAAGAGGTGATGAATTGGTATCAGCGTTGGATGGATGTTATCCCACCTAAGCTTTTATCCAATGAACATATACAGGTTCGGCTTAAAGTTGGTCTGTGCATGATCAAACAGGCTTCTGAAGGGTTGCAGGTGGTCCAACCCGGTTTTATAGAAAACCAAAGACATTATCAAGCTCAACAGAAGGCGGCTGCAAGTTTTGATACATCGTATATGGGCGTTATGAGTTTGAAAGAAGTTATTGAAGAGCATGCACAGCATAACGATGTGTTATTTAAGCCCAAACCGGGCAGAATGCAAGATGGTCATCAAGTGTATGGATTTGGGAACGTCAATATAATCATCGACTCTCTCAAAGAAAAGGTGTTTGCTCAAACTGAAGGTAAATGGTCGCTTACAACCCTCGAGCAACTGGTAAAGATGGAAAAGAATTGCGTTCTGAGTAGATGCTGA